One Candidatus Obscuribacterales bacterium genomic window carries:
- the murJ gene encoding murein biosynthesis integral membrane protein MurJ: LIDLVAPGLNQSPEGLEIRAIAIQQLRIMAPMALLAGLIGIGFGTLNAADQYWLPSISPIFSSVALLGGLGLLVLHLGSAVTDPENAVLGGMVLAWGTLAGAVLQWLVQVPAQWRSGLGRLRLRFNIRRPGVQDIIRILMPATFSSGMMQINVYTDLFFASYLPQAAAALGYANLLVQTPLGIISNVILVPFLPILSRLSGIESRTEFKQRIGQGMMLTAVTMLPLSALMMTLAFPIVRVVYERYAFDQSASRLVTSVLIAYGLGMFVYLGRDVLVRVFYALGDGDTPFRVSIFNIFLNALLDYWLIQAFGAPGLVLATVGVNLVSMVMFLWLLDRRLDGLPWQTWSLPFLGLVGASTVAAGLCWGSRWGLEELLGTEGFFIQVFQLCVAGSMGLAGFGAIASRLGIPEFDMVVGRITQRLRRSGD, from the coding sequence GTTGATTGACCTGGTGGCTCCAGGACTGAATCAATCACCAGAAGGGTTAGAAATTCGAGCGATCGCCATCCAGCAACTGCGGATTATGGCTCCCATGGCCCTGCTTGCCGGTCTGATTGGCATTGGCTTTGGCACCCTCAACGCCGCCGATCAATATTGGCTGCCCTCCATCAGCCCCATCTTTTCCAGCGTCGCCCTCCTAGGCGGTTTAGGATTACTCGTTCTCCACCTGGGTAGCGCCGTCACCGATCCTGAGAATGCCGTACTCGGGGGCATGGTTTTAGCCTGGGGTACCCTAGCGGGGGCTGTGCTGCAGTGGCTAGTGCAGGTGCCGGCCCAATGGCGATCGGGCCTAGGGCGACTGCGGCTACGCTTCAATATTCGTCGTCCTGGTGTCCAAGACATCATCCGCATCCTGATGCCGGCTACCTTTTCCTCCGGCATGATGCAGATCAATGTCTATACCGACCTCTTCTTTGCCTCCTACCTCCCCCAAGCCGCTGCCGCCCTCGGCTATGCCAACCTGCTGGTGCAAACGCCCCTCGGCATCATCTCCAACGTGATTTTGGTGCCCTTTTTACCCATCCTGTCCCGGTTATCCGGCATCGAAAGCCGCACGGAATTTAAGCAGCGCATTGGCCAAGGCATGATGCTCACCGCCGTCACCATGCTGCCCCTGAGTGCGCTGATGATGACCCTGGCCTTTCCCATTGTGCGGGTCGTCTACGAACGCTACGCCTTTGACCAAAGCGCCTCCCGGTTGGTGACGTCCGTCTTGATCGCCTACGGTCTCGGTATGTTTGTTTACCTAGGGCGAGATGTCTTAGTGCGGGTGTTCTACGCTCTTGGCGACGGCGATACGCCCTTTCGGGTGAGTATTTTCAACATTTTTCTGAATGCCCTGCTCGACTACTGGCTGATTCAAGCCTTTGGTGCGCCGGGACTTGTGCTAGCAACCGTGGGAGTCAACCTCGTCTCCATGGTGATGTTTTTGTGGCTGCTGGATCGCCGCCTAGATGGTCTGCCTTGGCAAACCTGGAGTCTGCCCTTTCTAGGATTGGTGGGAGCCAGCACGGTGGCGGCAGGACTATGTTGGGGGAGTCGTTGGGGGTTAGAAGAACTGCTGGGTACCGAGGGATTTTTCATTCAGGTCTTCCAGCTTTGCGTCGCCGGATCGATGGGTTTAGCAGGATTTGGAGCGATCGCCAGTCGATTGGGTATCCCGGAATTTGACATGGTGGTTGGCCGGATTACCCAACGCCTACGTCGTTCTGGTGATTAA